Proteins encoded together in one Listeria swaminathanii window:
- a CDS encoding peptidylprolyl isomerase — MTYPQLSKEVAPNEIEAEMITNRGTIRIKLFPEVAPKTVENFVTHSKNGYYDGLIFHRVIPEFMIQGGDPDGRGTGGESIWGESFEDEFSTEAFNLRGALSMANAGPNTNGSQFFIVQKPDMPADMLGQMEQAGFPVEVIEAYKQGGTPWLDGRHTVFGHVIEGMDVVDEIANLPTGMQDKPVNDVVIEKINIK; from the coding sequence ATGACTTACCCACAATTATCAAAAGAAGTGGCACCTAACGAAATCGAAGCAGAAATGATTACAAACCGAGGAACTATCCGCATCAAACTGTTCCCTGAAGTTGCTCCAAAAACAGTAGAAAACTTTGTTACACACTCTAAAAACGGCTATTACGATGGCCTTATTTTCCACCGTGTTATTCCTGAATTCATGATCCAAGGTGGCGACCCAGACGGCCGCGGTACTGGCGGCGAAAGCATTTGGGGCGAATCTTTTGAAGATGAATTCTCTACAGAAGCTTTCAACTTACGCGGAGCTTTATCCATGGCAAACGCTGGCCCGAACACAAATGGCAGCCAATTCTTCATCGTTCAAAAACCAGATATGCCTGCTGACATGCTTGGCCAAATGGAACAAGCTGGCTTCCCAGTAGAAGTTATCGAAGCCTACAAACAAGGCGGAACACCATGGCTAGACGGCCGCCACACAGTTTTCGGCCACGTAATCGAAGGCATGGACGTAGTAGACGAAATCGCCAACCTACCAACTGGCATGCAAGACAAACCAGTGAATGACGTTGTGATTGAGAAAATTAATATTAAATAA